From Salvia splendens isolate huo1 chromosome 16, SspV2, whole genome shotgun sequence, a single genomic window includes:
- the LOC121769956 gene encoding uncharacterized protein LOC121769956 produces the protein MSSFARHQNGGCVDGISVKEYDDSATANTFPQTQSDCYDAGKEFGEPDILPRIGDEYQAELPPVIRKPIHMPYTETGHHSLQDFFMGLPIPLIWIDLGKSDDPQTVQGSRHPSHKNVFEMGTLCNGDSEPSHNSVKGEVKSLPAVENIPMCIDEGHRLVPGLPSERWNDAEKASFLLALYLFEKNFVEVRRFVGSKGMGAILLFYYGEFYGSDAYHRWSEGQKSKSKKCVYGQRIFSGSRQQEFLSRLLSRVSEECKSALLEVSRTFAEDKISLVEYVSTLKDTVGMDLIVKAVAIGSGKQDLTGMALESLRSNHVTRSEIPSGKACSALTTAEISKFLSGDYRLSKARSNDLFWEAVWPRLLARGWHSEQPQNQGYAAGSKCLVFLLPGVKKFSRRKLVKGDHYFDSVTDVLSKVAKDPGLIELESDEANGNQDMKNDEPTNDAKMVEDENHLPSRQRHSYLQPRTPNRSADAIKFTVVDTGLPVGKIRELRTLPQEIPSNMISVDAAEEKKMAESDPMDKSGPKKHASRKNRYDNAPSHDIHPNVGKPSAPPKRKKDSNGNQKPQKVSKPVPSRKQKQGDVDNVAPISKRCKKLSSNTHEEPRDGVLLHPHSTTTVPRFEKGVSFSSSGMHESNGTTQVSSLQDKLSPSRSSRGSQKESTGYPEPQLLIDLNLPHVPPEIENNYIAPNLPNEPDIQPVQLHILGLAAPSPVEASSEQQSVANTRRLSTRYRPPTTRALEAVAGGYLSVSRRRKGRDTSSLDAQPPRSSQQPRSWPSPRESPRSSMTFPSQIAEAHRGASTSGSPNTYKKNYDPPQPNQDKPAPRQQQQQPELINKKGIV, from the exons ATGTCTTCATTTGCTCGACATCAGAATGGAGGTTGCGTTGATGGCATTTCTGTTAAGGAGTATGACGACTCTGCTACAGCCAACACCTTCCCTCAAACTCAATCAGATTGTTATGATGCGGGTAAGGAATTTGGGGAGCCTGATATTCTTCCGCGTATAGGAGATGAGTATCAGGCCGAGCTTCCTCCAGTAATTAGAAAGCCCATTCACATGCCCTACACTGAAACTGGACACCATTCCCTCCAAGATTTCTTCATGGGGTTGCCAATACCACTAATTTGGATTGATCTTGGGAAAAGTGATGACCCTCAAACTGTTCAAGGCTCCAGACATCCATCTCATAAGAATGTGTTTGAAATGGGGACTTTGTGCAACGGTGATAGTGAACCTTCACACAATTCAGTGAAGGGGGAGGTAAAGAGTTTACCAGCTGTAGAGAATATACCAATGTGCATTGATGAAGGTCATCGTCTGGTTCCCGGATTACCCAGTGAAAGATGGAATGATGCTGAAAAAGCTAGTTTCCTCCTCGCGTTATACTTGTTTGAGAAGAACTTTGTTGAAGTGAGGCGGTTCGTTGGAAGTAAAGGGATGGGTGCAATACTCTTGTTCTACTATGGAGAATTTTATGGCTCTGATGCATACCATAGATGGTCAGAAGGTCAGAAGTCGAAGAGCAAGAAATGCGTTTATGGGCAGAGGATATTCTCCGGGTCGAGGCAGCAGGAATTCTTGTCTAGGTTGCTCTCTAGAGTCTCTGAAGAATGCAAAAGTGCTTTACTCGAG GTCTCTAGGACGTTTGCAGAAGACAAAATATCATTGGTCGAGTATGTCTCTACTCTGAAGGATACAGTAGGGATGGATCTCATCGTAAAAGCTGTTGCCATTGGTTCGGGCAAGCAAGACCTCACAGGGATGGCCTTGGAATCTCTGAGGTCGAACCATGTGACCCGGTCGGAGATACCATCAGGGAAAGCATGCTCTGCGTTGACAACTGCTGAAATCAGTAAATTTTTGAGTGGAGATTACAGATTGAGCAAAGCTCGTTCCAACGACCTGTTCTGGGAGGCCGTTTGGCCACGTTTGCTTGCACGAGGCTGGCATTCGGAGCAGCCCCAGAACCAGGGCTATGCTGCTGGTTCGAAGTGTTTGGTTTTCCTTCTTCCCGGTGTTAAGAAGTTCTCGAGAAGGAAGCTGGTTAAGGGTGATCACTACTTCGACTCAGTCACTGACGTGCTGAGCAAAGTTGCAAAAGATCCCGGCCTGATTGAGCTCGAAAGTGACGAAGCAAATGGCAACCAGGACATGAAGAATGATGAGCCAACTAATGACGCGAAAATGGTAGAAGACGAGAACCATCTGCCTTCAAGGCAGCGGCATTCATATCTTCAGCCTCGGACTCCCAATCGCAGCGCGGATGCCATCAAATTCACTGTAGTGGATACTGGACTCCCAGTTGGCAAGATAAGAGAGCTGAGGACCCTTCCTCAGGAAATCCCGAGCAATATGATCTCTGTCGATGCTGctgaagagaaaaaaatggcTGAATCTGATCCGATGGATAAATCTGGACCGAAGAAGCATGCTAGCAGAAAAAACCGCTATGATAATGCCCCGAGCCATGACATTCATCCCAATGTTGGCAAACCATCGGCCCCACCAAAGAGGAAGAAGGACTCGAACGGCAACCAGAAACCTCAAAAGGTATCGAAACCCGTCCCAAGCCGGAAGCAGAAACAAGGCGATGTCGATAATGTGGCTCCCATCAGCAAACGTTGCAAGAAATTAAGTAGCAACACTCACGAGGAACCAAGAGATGGAGTGCTTCTCCACCCTCACTCGACCACCACCGTGCCTAGATTTGAAAAAGGAGTGTCCTTCAGCTCCTCAGGCATGCACGAGTCTAATGGGACAACTCAAGTGAGCTCGTTGCAGGATAAGTTGTCGCCTTCCAGATCATCGAGAGGTAGTCAGAAGGAGAGCACTGGATACCCTGAACCCCAGTTGCTGATTGATCTGAACCTGCCTCATGTACCCCCGGAAATCGAGAACAACTACATCGCTCCAAATCTGCCAAACGAGCCTGATATTCAGCCGGTCCAGCTACATATCCTTGGTTTAGCAGCACCTTCACCTGTTGAGGCTAGTTCTGAGCAGCAATCTGTTGCGAACACACGGAGGCTGAGCACAAGGTATCGCCCCCCAACAACACGGGCGCTGGAGGCTGTAGCAGGTGGATATCTGAGTGTAAGCCGGAGGAGGAAGGGCAGGGACACGAGCTCACTCGATGCACAACCACCAAGATCTTCACAGCAACCCCGTTCTTGGCCTAGCCCAAGAGAATCTCCCAGAAGTTCCATGACTTTCCCTTCACAGATCGCTGAAGCTCACAGAGGTGCAAGTACAAGTGGCAGTCCGAACACATACAAGAAAAACTACGATCCACCACAACCTAATCAAGACAAACCAGCTCCcagacagcagcagcagcagcctgaGCTCATAAATAAAAAAGGCATTGTTTGA